Proteins from a genomic interval of Fuerstiella sp.:
- a CDS encoding sodium/solute symporter (Members of the Solute:Sodium Symporter (SSS), TC 2.A.21 as described in tcdb.org, catalyze solute:Na+ symport. Known solutes for members of the family include sugars, amino acids, nucleosides, inositols, vitamins, urea or anions, depending on the system.), protein MNSKLLSVVHDDQSLLDFLSGMPWFRLFLIAGYLLLLVHHGREGSRNTRSLSDYLIAGRSLGGVVIALSFYATFVSTNSFIGQAGESWEAGLAWWLKVGIYGPLCWLSWQVVAPRFYRRSREYQSLTVADFLGARYQSLAVRRITAIVILLASGLYLVAIYKGSSVALSQFLGLSYGGSAVAVFVVVTTYTLLGGFRSVVLTDSVQGLLMIVGAVLIIFAVLSRGGGLGPMVEQLESIDPRLVSWDGPTPLLMILGIGLAGGLKLLVDPRQVSRIYGLKDERALKTARVVAPILITVTYACLLPIGALARTIVPSGMTATITADTDQLTPYLLGQAEILGPAASSFFLLVLLAAAMSSLDSVLLVTASAITRDLQLLSDDDPRAIGQTRSWVVAISLAAMIVALNPFADIVEITAFSGSLYAACFLSTLVVGLYWNRPNASAAIASMICGGIAVIAWWFTRRNGATEFHEVYVGLIVSMFVYVTTTLARTSRNPHSGPRY, encoded by the coding sequence GTGAATTCAAAATTACTATCAGTCGTGCATGACGATCAGTCGCTACTGGACTTCCTTTCCGGAATGCCATGGTTCCGACTGTTCCTGATTGCCGGCTACCTGCTGTTACTGGTGCATCACGGGAGAGAAGGTTCCAGAAACACCCGATCCCTGTCCGACTACCTGATCGCCGGCCGCAGCCTCGGCGGTGTGGTGATCGCTTTGTCGTTCTACGCCACGTTTGTTAGTACCAATAGTTTCATCGGCCAGGCGGGGGAAAGCTGGGAAGCAGGACTGGCATGGTGGTTAAAAGTTGGTATTTACGGGCCGTTGTGCTGGTTGAGTTGGCAGGTGGTCGCACCACGGTTCTATCGGCGGTCACGTGAATACCAGTCCCTGACAGTGGCCGACTTCCTGGGGGCCCGCTACCAGTCACTGGCTGTGCGGCGGATCACTGCTATCGTGATCCTGCTCGCCTCGGGCCTCTACCTGGTCGCTATCTACAAGGGATCCTCGGTCGCGCTCTCGCAATTCCTTGGCCTGAGCTACGGGGGCTCGGCGGTGGCGGTCTTCGTCGTTGTAACAACCTACACCCTGTTGGGTGGATTCCGCTCGGTCGTACTCACCGACAGTGTCCAGGGCCTGTTGATGATCGTGGGTGCTGTGTTGATCATCTTCGCCGTCCTTTCCCGGGGCGGCGGGCTGGGTCCGATGGTCGAACAACTCGAGTCGATCGACCCACGCCTGGTGTCATGGGACGGCCCCACCCCCTTGTTAATGATCCTGGGAATCGGTCTGGCCGGTGGCCTGAAACTGCTGGTCGATCCCCGGCAGGTTTCAAGAATCTACGGTCTCAAGGACGAGCGGGCCCTGAAAACTGCCCGTGTCGTGGCTCCGATCCTGATCACTGTGACCTACGCCTGCCTGTTGCCGATCGGTGCCCTGGCTCGAACAATTGTTCCGTCCGGGATGACAGCAACAATCACCGCCGACACCGACCAACTCACTCCCTACCTGCTTGGTCAGGCGGAGATCCTGGGTCCGGCTGCCAGCAGTTTCTTTCTGCTGGTACTGCTGGCGGCGGCCATGTCCTCTCTGGATTCGGTGCTGCTGGTCACCGCCAGCGCCATCACCCGCGACCTGCAACTTCTCTCCGACGACGACCCCCGCGCGATCGGTCAGACCCGGTCCTGGGTAGTGGCCATTTCGCTGGCCGCGATGATCGTGGCACTCAATCCGTTTGCCGACATCGTCGAAATCACTGCTTTCTCAGGGTCGCTCTACGCTGCCTGCTTCCTCTCTACACTTGTCGTAGGACTTTACTGGAATCGTCCGAACGCCTCCGCGGCCATCGCGTCAATGATCTGTGGTGGTATAGCTGTCATCGCCTGGTGGTTCACCAGGCGAAATGGCGCGACGGAATTTCACGAAGTCTACGTCGGGCTGATCGTCTCAATGTTCGTCTACGTCACTACCACCCTGGCCCGCACGTCTCGAAATCCACACTCTGGGCCGAGATACTGA